caatagcttgtgaatcatattttgtaattcccgaaactaatttcccaaattccaaaattgcccttagccttgtcccacactttcatgactctattctttcatgcataactcctatgttcaacaaaatatcaaatttgaccttatatctcaaaaatccaatatatgacaagtttttccaaacgtgtgaaaacacggggtataacagttttacaaggatcatgccaaagaaagaaagggtaagcctcacataccttgcccgcttcctaagctaatccgaacttaagtctttggctttcgcaagatctacaacaatattaatagataccaacattagctatagatacttagaagtccaatcctaaactagcacttcatttacagaaatttcggcagcatttcccctgtaaatacaaccaaccacgagaatccaactcggccaaattatcaacaacaatccgagaattcaactcggccaaattatcaacaacaatacgaacaaccacactaacaacttcaacaattaattcaaaatgcattccaacgttagtaactccttttacataatccgacgacatttcatttacattcaatttagtcacatacaatcccaagtttcaatttaatctcttttatattctaccgaaaatcgggcagcatctcccttgtttatatgcctagcccgagattccaactcaacaaccaacaacatcaacaacaataccaataatattaacatcatttccaataccgacgtatgccataaaacagcccacacactgttttctaaatttctcaaccaaccaaatttgcgatatagctatttcataattttatttccgcaaagacgtcgaagttaataccaataacatcaatacttacatcatacaagataaataaataaatatatattttatccaaaattctcctcacgcctcaaaccataatccaaccacaccgataaacgaatttatcacactattttctccgttctagttcgttaaaactctaaataaacttgctagcaatgaaaaggaaccttaatcttacctcaagtttgaatccaccacgtccaccctcatctttttggttaatgtttagttcaaattgaagacaacgcgacgtacaacacttttctcttcgtgagcttcgggattcggggctcagatttcgatcaaaattggtttttcttctccaagactctatttctctctctctccagaattttctgggtgttttggtctgaaaaatgaggagaaagggctgaaatcgcatttaaataggcatgggtcatgggcctaacccggttgggcccggattgggcctagcccactaacctttctgccttaaaaagttcatatctccttatcccgatgtctcctgtggacccacgacctatggttggaaagctaattccattatctacaactttaattctgggaactttcccaaattcccaaacactgatggggttatggcctcccgaagtcagatcacccaaaaacgtaacttaaaaatatttgtttggagggcttccactttgatttggctcatgggttcttcttgagttgtgcttaaattcacatatgtggttcatataaattgtcacgtgttcctaaaaatatctcgatgtgtgggccccacctccgcttacgactaatccgacgtgcaaaaatatgaaatataatactatcaacgtgagtttaaattatgtagtaacaacgtgattgtcaatgtctgaggaagcacgtgtcatgctcaggatttgaaaatgcggggtataacaatatGACTGGTTCCATGGATGAGGAGGAGTCTGCTCAAGCACTAATGCTGAAGAATATTGCTGATGAGGAGGTACATAGCTCTAACTGTAACTTGCAGTTGGTTAGCTATTATCCAGACAAAGTTGCTGATGCAAAACAAAGGAATTTAGCTTTGGCCATTATTCCTGATATTAGAGATTTGCAGCATCTGAATGTTGCTGTAAGGGTATCACCTAACAAAGCTTTACATGATGTAGTCTCTCACAAGTTACAAGAGGAACCTGATAATTTGAATTTGATTAATAATCAGAAGGAAGATGCTGATGGTGCTGCTATTGATCTGAAACTACAGCAGATGTGTGTAGAGGCAGGAGTATCTCCAAAATCACAAAGCAAAGGGctaagaaaaggaagaaagcaaaatTCTGAGGTTCCACAAACTGTGAGGTATTCAACAAGGAGTAACCTTAAGAAATctgttaaatgattgttaaaactttattctggaacataagatcagtgaagtcccaacaagcatttcatagagttcaaatgttaaaTAAGCACCACAAGTTCTTTTTGATAGCTTtgatggaaccttttcagcaTCAGAGACAAATTCAACAATATAGAAGGAAACTTGGAATGCCTTATGCTAATTCCAACTGTAATGGAAAAATCTGGTTCTTTGTGCAACACAATGTTGATGTTGAGGTTCTATTTGATACTGAGAAATCTATTACTGTAAAGCTGAAGTTTCAAGATTTCAATAAAGATATGGTAGTTACAATGGTGTATGCTAAATGTTCAGAAGTGGAGAGGCTGCAGTTGTGGGACAGTTTATACCTCTTGACTAGTAATATGACATCTCCTTGGCTGGTTGGTGGAGATTTTAATGTTATaatgaatgaagaagaaaaaataggaggTTTACCAGTTTTGCCACAAGAATATGAGGATTTTGCTTTTTGTCTAAATTCCTGTGAGTTGCATGAGATGCCTTTCAAAGGGAGTCCtttcacctggtggaatggtagggctgCTAATGACTGTATTTTTAAGAGATTGGACAGGATTTTACATAATGATACATTTCAGAATTGGTTTGGACACTTAGAGGTGGAACATTTGTCAAggactggttctgatcatgcaccattACTGGTATCATGTGGAGATCAAGTGCAAAAGTTTGTAAACCAttcagatttctcaaattctGGGTGGAACATGATACTTTTCTTGATTTGGTTAAGCAACAATGGGAAACCGTCTTAACTGATGATGTATTTCTGTCATTTAAGCTCAAGATGAAAAAACTGAAAACTGCTTTAAGTACATGGAGTAAGACTACTTTTGGTGAAATTTTTAAACAACTTGTTATCAGAGAGGAAATAGTTAAGATTAAGGAGCAACTGTTTGAGGAAAATCCATCTGAAGAAAATAGAATGGTCATGCAGAGGACACAAGCAGAACTTAAGCTGTATCTTCATTATGAGGAGgaattctggaggcaaaaagcCAGGATGGACTGTTTTTCTGAAGGTGATAAGAATACTAGATACTTCTATAGTCtggtaaaaggaagaagaaaaagaatccagattaggaggattaaagatgatgctggtaattggcttgaggatGTTGATAGTGTTGCTGCTCAAGCTGTCAACTTTTTCCAGAAACAATTTACTCATGAAGAGGTTAGTGAAGATTCTCCAATTTTTAATCATATTTAAGAGCTGATCAGAGAAGAGGATAATATACTACTTGCTGAACAACCTACTATGGAGGAAGTACAGAAGGCAGTATTTAAATTAAATGGGGATAGTGCCTTTGGCCCTGATGGATTTTCTAGTatattttatcagaagtgttgggaggtgatAAAGGTTGATGTATATGGGGTTGTTAAAGATTTCTTTGAAGGACATACTCTTCCCAAGTCAATCACTCACACAAATCTGGTTTTACTACTAAAGAAGACTGTTGTTGAGGCATTTCctgatatgagacctataagtcTTAGCAACTTTATCAATAAGGTCATATCAAGAGTAGTTCATGACAGACTTGATAAGCTGCTTACAAGGGTGATCTCTCCAAATCAATCTGGTTTTGTTAAGGGTAGGAATATAATTGAGAATGTGTtgttgacacaagaaattgtaactgatataaggaagagaggaaaaccagcaaatgttgtgattaaattggatatagCAAAAACATATGATAGGGTCTCAAGGTTGTACCTATGTAAAGTGATGGGAAAGATGGGATTTTCTCCATTTTTCATTGACCTGATTTGGAGGctgttggcaaataattggtattctattctcctaaatggccaggctcatggtttctttcattctacaAGGGGTGTCAAGCAAGGGGATCCACTCTCCCCTGCTCTTTTCATTATTGCTGCAGAAGTCCTTTCAAGGGcattaaattctttgtttgatcagCCTGGTTTTGTTGGATATaggatgccaaagtggagtgctgatttgaatcatctagcatatgcagatgatacaatcatTTTTTCTGCAGCAGATAACCAATCTTTACAGATGATCATGGATACTCTTCAGGAATATGAGAAAGTATCTGGACAGCTGATAAACAAGAGGAAaagttccttttatatgttcagcaAAGTATCACAGGAGTTAAGTCAGCAGGTTGGAACAGAACAGGATTTGTGAGAGGTcattttccttttacatatcttggagtaccAATTACTCATGCCAGGAAAAGGAAAGTGGATTATACTGCATTATTGAAGAAAGTGAAAGACAGATTACAAACCTGGAAAGGCAAGTTGCTGTCTTATGGAGGAAAAGCAGTGTTGATTACAAGTGTCCTTCAAAGTATTCCAATTCATGTTTTATCTGCTATAaggcctcctaaatgtgttataaaggaaCTACACAGGATCTTTGCCAGattcttttggaataataaggaggaaGGAAGATGCAGACACTGGGCAGCTTGGCTTAACATGTGCATTCCCAAACATGAAGGAGGTTTGGGTTTCAGGCCTGTTTATGACACATCCAAAGCTTTATGTGCTAAAATCTAGTGGAGGTTTAGAACCACTAGTTCTCTCTGGGCTAATtttatgtggaataaatactgtaaAAAACAAATTCCTCAAGTGGTTCAATGGAAGGGAGGGTCACAAGTCTGGAAGATGATATTGGAAGCAAGGGAAAATATAGAACAGGAAATCTGGTGGGAGCCAaagattggaagttcaaacatttggtttgacaattggactaagCTAGGTGCTCTTAGTTATGTGGTTCCCCAGTCCTGGCAAATCAATGAGCATGCTAAAGATGTTTCTGAACTTATGACATATGGAGTATGGAATATCAGCAAACTCATGCAGCTATTTCCTGTAGATATTGTGCAGCATATAATACATGAAATTGACATTAAatatgcatcaaatgaatgggatagaccttggtggatgatgacaagttCAGGCAAGtttacagtaagtagtgcatggcAGTTACTGAGACAAAAAGCTAATGTAATAGTGCCACTTCAGAATATGTGGATCAAAGgtgtgccttttaaaatttcattcttcctgtggagattgtggaagtttaaagtcCCAATTGATGAAGTGGTGGCAAGTATTGGCATTCCATTAGCTTCAAAGTGTTCTTGCTGTCATAATGCTCAGATGGAGACAATAAACCATATGTTTCTGTGTGGAGATTTGGCTACAAAGGTATGGACATACTTCAATATGGGGGCTGGATTGAGCATGAATTGTGTTCAGGTCAAACATGCTATAAGATgttggtgggaagcaaaatgccaTTTCAAAATGAAGACCATATATAAAGCAGTGCCTGCTTTTATtgtgtggcaaatatggaagtggagaaataATAGGCTTCATGGTGGTATAATGAATCTGAATAGAGTGTTATATGACATAAATATGAACATTCATATGTTATGTAAAGTTTAGTTTCCTGGGTTGAATATTCAAACTATATGGCATCAGATTGTTCAGTTCTTTGAAGGATATAAGCCTACTGTTATATGCAGAATTATTAAATAGAGGAGACCTGCATCTGGAGTTTacaagtgtaatactgatggagctgcAAAAGGAAATCCAGGTCCAAGTTCTGCTGCTTTTTGTATAAGAAATGATGAGGGAGATTTGGTGTATGCAGCTGCTAAAATTTTGACAGATggaacaaatattgtggctgaggctGAGACTATTAGTATGGGAATGAGGTACTGTGTGGAAAAGCATCTTTTTCCATTGATCTTAGAGACTGATTCTATGAccattgttacaccttgaaaatttccccgcgaacgtacagtggatagactACCAAAGGGcgtagcgtatgcgatgtttttaataagaagggaacgacgtttgacgaccctaagtaagattccaaaggcaattgcaataagagataggttatgctccataatgactaactataggttctgaaaatgtggaaagttgcagatttgcattttggccagtcgatcataaaatgaaatacggaccgtaaagtggtatacagcccgtaaactgccatgtcgtatttcaacttccaagacttcaactttctgtcaaatgcttgaatggttaaagacgacttgaaatacggaccgtaaactgaaatacgaccccataaactgtgttcgtaaatcaccctGTCTCAGCTAgactttctggttctattatgcttaaatacgcccacagaatacggaccgtaaactggaatacggcccgtaaactgggtttacgaccactgtgcactttcgacgactgttcatttcagatcagattttgggttattaaaaaggggaccaaggttattatttcatttccacatttcaccccttctctctaaaaacatctctctacatttattccacaagaactcaaggattattaatgatcaacaacataaaccaagtgaatcaagtgtaagaaaacccattaaagatcatacaagtcaagaaatcccaatggagatgaactagggtttttgctcaagtggagtattatcaaccaaggcttgttcctacgacatctaaggtaagattcatggtatttctatgttgtttaaggtatttaagagttgaaatacttgaattgtagaaaggtatggaaaaaatgggtcatgaatgtagaatagtgccattttgagaaatagtttgaattgagttatgagtcttgatgtattgtgatgtaaatatgttataaatgatgaaaACATGaaatgagcaatgtacgtgaatggacatagtcgtgtgttatagccatggatatggataattgaaagtaagtctagaaatgtggataatgtgggtgaataatgattattgttatggtattgtgaatgtattattgacgtttgggagttgatgtacgTTATGGAGGAAACGTCGTATGAatgaaggagatgctgtccgattttctctcgtttcagtcatgtatgctagttatcgattctaatatgagtatgcacttcaatgaaggtagaacgtgagccTTGAAGGAGAACGTACgagtgatagaatagttgcacggaaaggtatgtaaggctaacccttctttcataaggcatggttctttggccaaatatctaaatattctatgagactatgatatccttcaaatgattttatcttccgagctagtaagctcacgattcttgatacgccacgattgtacaaaatccctcgtatgacgagtaagcctataaagatagatatgatgaatgacgataatagtaataatgatgttgatgacgattatgataatgatttaaatAGTAAAggtgcttatgagctattatgtatatgtatctatgcatgactattatggaaccccgagcttatgaggccgggtaagatatgtaaatgagtatgtatatgattacgtaacgcgcgcacacctctgcagatggtacggataaccctgacgccttggtagggccaggtagatgtaatc
The sequence above is a segment of the Lycium barbarum isolate Lr01 chromosome 6, ASM1917538v2, whole genome shotgun sequence genome. Coding sequences within it:
- the LOC132644074 gene encoding uncharacterized protein LOC132644074; protein product: MEPFQHQRQIQQYRRKLGMPYANSNCNGKIWFFVQHNVDVEVLFDTEKSITVKLKFQDFNKDMVVTMVYAKCSEVERLQLWDSLYLLTSNMTSPWLVGGDFNVIMNEEEKIGGLPVLPQEYEDFAFCLNSCELHEMPFKGSPFTWWNGRAANDCIFKRLDRILHNDTFQNWFGHLEVEHLSRTGSDHAPLLQQWETVLTDDVFLSFKLKMKKLKTALSTWSKTTFGEIFKQLVIREEIVKIKEQLFEENPSEENRMVMQRTQAELKLYLHYEEEFWRQKARMDCFSEGDKNTRYFYSLKQFTHEEVSEDSPIFNHI